From a single Collibacillus ludicampi genomic region:
- a CDS encoding Lrp/AsnC family transcriptional regulator produces MVYVYTESNELPQMTLDEIDRSILEALHENSRISYTDLGKQIGLSRVAVQSRISALIEEGVIERFTVVINPVKVGMNVSAFFNVDIEPKYLHEVAEKLAMEPAVTSLYHMTGPSTLHMHGIFANMKDMENFLLEKLYTMPGIIRVETQMLLKRYKSRMGMKL; encoded by the coding sequence ATGGTTTACGTCTATACCGAATCGAATGAACTTCCACAGATGACACTTGATGAGATCGATCGTAGCATCCTGGAGGCGTTGCACGAAAACAGCCGCATATCCTATACGGATCTGGGGAAACAAATCGGATTATCACGCGTGGCTGTCCAGTCTCGTATCAGTGCTTTAATCGAGGAGGGGGTTATCGAGCGGTTTACTGTCGTCATCAATCCCGTAAAGGTTGGAATGAATGTGTCCGCATTTTTTAACGTGGACATTGAACCGAAATACCTTCATGAAGTCGCTGAAAAGTTGGCCATGGAACCGGCTGTCACCAGTCTGTATCACATGACGGGCCCAAGCACATTACATATGCATGGGATATTTGCAAACATGAAAGATATGGAGAATTTCTTGCTAGAAAAACTTTACACAATGCCGGGGATCATTCGTGTAGAGACCCAAATGTTGCTGAAACGTTATAAAAGCCGGATGGGCATGAAGTTGTAA
- a CDS encoding spore germination protein gives MPSSVGAFRVNTNSGQIVIGDSFLISPRSASKTYNGAGAGNTGDFAASFNYFSWTNTIDPDGNDQQVVGLPLPLLRVSHRRW, from the coding sequence ATGCCATCGTCTGTTGGAGCTTTTAGAGTCAATACGAACTCTGGCCAGATCGTAATCGGTGATTCGTTTCTCATTAGTCCAAGATCCGCATCGAAGACTTATAACGGGGCTGGAGCGGGGAATACAGGGGATTTTGCCGCATCGTTCAACTATTTTAGCTGGACAAACACGATTGATCCTGATGGCAACGATCAACAAGTGGTTGGCTTACCTCTTCCTCTGTTAAGAGTCAGCCACAGGAGATGGTGA
- a CDS encoding DsbA family protein, which produces MVKTNMAKKIKKHQRQMELETTRKTQRLIEWTLAVIFVVSVALIIMHAISRPQDDQTVDVKEFQYDKHPSIGSKDAPVKIVEFADFKCPACKEFDQTILPQLKKDFIDNGTVQFYYINDPIISPNADSRTAAMAGEAVYRQNPEEFWKFYEAVFAHQGDEHTNWATSDFLVQIAKQSNLKVDYDKLKKDIDNNTFAQDVKNDEDIAEKLGVNSTPTIYINGKEVSDNDTFTYSAIKEAILKAKGETGQ; this is translated from the coding sequence ATGGTGAAAACAAATATGGCAAAGAAAATAAAAAAACATCAGCGACAAATGGAACTCGAAACAACGAGAAAAACACAACGGTTGATAGAATGGACTCTAGCGGTTATCTTTGTTGTTAGCGTTGCACTAATCATTATGCATGCGATTTCCCGTCCACAAGATGATCAAACGGTTGATGTGAAAGAATTCCAGTATGATAAACATCCATCAATAGGATCGAAGGATGCTCCTGTGAAGATCGTCGAATTTGCCGATTTCAAATGTCCTGCCTGCAAGGAATTTGATCAAACGATCCTACCGCAGTTAAAAAAAGACTTTATAGATAACGGAACGGTACAGTTCTATTATATCAACGATCCGATTATTAGTCCCAATGCAGATTCGAGAACGGCGGCAATGGCCGGTGAAGCCGTTTACCGCCAGAACCCGGAGGAATTCTGGAAGTTTTACGAAGCGGTTTTCGCTCACCAGGGCGATGAACACACCAACTGGGCCACATCGGATTTTCTCGTTCAAATTGCTAAACAGTCCAATCTTAAGGTAGATTACGATAAACTGAAAAAGGACATCGATAACAATACTTTTGCTCAGGATGTAAAAAACGATGAAGACATTGCCGAGAAACTGGGCGTAAACAGTACCCCAACGATCTATATTAATGGAAAAGAAGTTTCTGATAACGATACGTTTACTTACAGTGCGATTAAAGAAGCGATTTTGAAGGCCAAAGGAGAAACCGGTCAATGA
- a CDS encoding disulfide oxidoreductase, which yields MMRDRAIRFFRTYSLYLAWLVSVVSLCGSLYVSEIMRLEPCKLCWFQRICMYPLAILLGIASYKNDRGIIPYAKTLSVIGMCISLFHYLEQKIPGMQKVLPCTVGVPCSSQYMNWLGFITIPFLALLGFFVITILLSIGKEDE from the coding sequence ATGATGCGCGATCGAGCAATCCGATTCTTCAGAACGTATAGCCTGTATCTGGCATGGTTAGTATCCGTCGTTTCGCTCTGTGGCAGTTTATATGTAAGTGAGATTATGCGGCTCGAGCCTTGTAAGTTATGCTGGTTCCAGCGCATTTGCATGTATCCGCTCGCCATACTGCTGGGGATTGCCTCTTACAAAAACGACCGCGGAATTATCCCGTATGCCAAAACTTTAAGCGTCATTGGGATGTGCATTTCCCTGTTTCATTATTTGGAGCAGAAAATACCGGGCATGCAGAAAGTGCTTCCCTGTACCGTAGGAGTTCCCTGCAGCAGTCAGTACATGAATTGGCTGGGGTTTATTACGATCCCGTTTTTGGCACTCCTCGGTTTTTTCGTCATTACGATCCTGTTGTCGATCGGGAAGGAGGATGAATAA
- a CDS encoding sugar ABC transporter substrate-binding protein, whose protein sequence is MKKGRKTLAFSIVTCVVLASSLVGCGSSKESTSSQSASTPASSKKIKIGLAMNTLNNPFFVAVKEGAEARAKEIGADLIVTDAQNNVGTQLSNIESMIQQKPDVLIIDPADSDAVVQAVQEANNANIPVITIDRRANGGNVIAHVGFDAVEAGKMAGEWLAKALNGKGNVVEITGIMGTNVAQDRDKGFTEVMKNYPDIKIVAKQTANFDRGEALKVMENIIQANPNIDGVYAANDEMAIGAEQALEAAHLTGKVKIVGTDDTDPMKELIKSGKAQATVANPPYFLGKDAVNAAKDLIDGKKLEKDVILKADLVTKENVDSVKTRD, encoded by the coding sequence ATGAAAAAAGGAAGAAAAACACTGGCATTTTCCATTGTAACATGCGTTGTGTTGGCTTCATCATTAGTCGGTTGTGGTAGCTCAAAAGAATCAACATCCAGTCAATCTGCATCTACCCCGGCTTCTTCTAAGAAAATTAAAATAGGGCTTGCTATGAATACATTAAATAATCCTTTCTTTGTTGCAGTGAAGGAAGGGGCTGAAGCTCGTGCGAAGGAAATCGGAGCAGATCTTATTGTTACTGATGCTCAGAACAATGTAGGAACCCAATTGAGTAATATTGAGAGCATGATCCAACAGAAACCTGATGTTCTAATTATTGACCCCGCTGATTCTGATGCCGTAGTTCAAGCAGTGCAAGAGGCAAACAACGCAAATATCCCGGTTATTACGATTGACCGAAGAGCGAATGGCGGGAACGTTATTGCACACGTCGGATTCGACGCTGTAGAAGCAGGGAAAATGGCGGGTGAATGGTTAGCGAAAGCATTAAATGGAAAAGGAAATGTAGTTGAAATCACGGGTATTATGGGAACAAACGTAGCTCAAGATCGTGATAAAGGGTTTACGGAAGTAATGAAAAATTACCCGGATATTAAGATTGTTGCTAAACAAACTGCAAATTTTGATCGCGGTGAGGCTTTGAAAGTCATGGAAAATATTATCCAAGCGAATCCAAATATTGATGGCGTATATGCAGCCAACGATGAAATGGCGATTGGAGCGGAACAGGCTTTAGAGGCTGCTCACTTGACAGGTAAAGTTAAGATCGTTGGAACGGATGATACCGATCCTATGAAGGAACTGATTAAATCTGGAAAAGCTCAGGCAACTGTTGCTAATCCTCCTTACTTTTTGGGTAAAGATGCTGTGAACGCAGCAAAAGACTTAATCGATGGCAAAAAGTTAGAAAAAGATGTAATCTTAAAAGCTGATCTTGTCACAAAAGAAAACGTAGATTCTGTCAAAACTCGTGATTAA
- a CDS encoding ABC transporter permease subunit — translation MELLRKYRTLLVLLIIIIFASLLSSAFFTTTNLLNIARQVSVTAIVAAGMTLVILVAGIDLSVGSVLAISGAVVSKVLSSTNNVVFAIFASLFVGCIFGVINGFLSTKGKMPSFIVTLATMAAARALTLVFTGGYPLVIRNASFLKIGNGYILGIPIPVILMIIIFALLYVMLKHTKLGRYIYAVGGNETASRLTGINTHRIIMATFILSGLFTGIASLIYTARLSSAQPSAGTGLELDAIAAVILGGTSLMGGQGGVVGTLIGAFIMGILDNILNLLDVNPYYQGLVKALVIILAVFADNKFSSMALSRYKSQSQIEQTNEINEIQEVKVNG, via the coding sequence GTGGAGTTGCTTAGGAAATATCGTACTTTATTGGTTTTGCTAATTATAATCATTTTTGCTTCCTTGTTGAGTAGTGCATTCTTTACAACAACGAACTTGCTTAATATAGCGCGTCAAGTTTCAGTCACTGCCATTGTAGCAGCTGGGATGACTTTGGTTATCCTAGTTGCCGGAATTGATTTATCAGTAGGATCTGTACTCGCCATTTCGGGTGCAGTCGTTTCAAAAGTGTTATCATCCACAAACAATGTTGTATTTGCTATTTTTGCAAGTTTATTTGTCGGATGCATCTTTGGTGTTATTAATGGTTTCTTATCAACAAAAGGGAAGATGCCATCCTTTATTGTGACGTTGGCAACTATGGCAGCCGCAAGAGCTCTTACATTAGTATTTACAGGCGGCTATCCTCTTGTTATCCGAAATGCCTCATTCCTTAAGATTGGTAACGGATACATTTTGGGGATTCCAATACCGGTGATTCTGATGATAATAATCTTTGCGCTTCTATATGTGATGCTTAAGCACACGAAACTAGGGCGCTACATTTACGCAGTTGGTGGGAATGAAACAGCCAGCCGGCTAACAGGAATCAATACGCACCGCATCATCATGGCGACATTCATACTCAGTGGATTATTTACAGGTATTGCTTCCTTAATATATACCGCTAGGCTTAGTTCTGCTCAACCTTCAGCGGGGACAGGGCTTGAACTTGATGCAATTGCAGCTGTCATTTTAGGTGGAACAAGTCTAATGGGCGGACAAGGAGGAGTTGTAGGGACATTAATTGGCGCCTTTATCATGGGGATTCTGGACAATATTTTAAACCTTTTGGATGTTAATCCATATTATCAAGGACTTGTTAAAGCTTTGGTAATTATTTTGGCGGTATTTGCTGATAACAAATTTTCTTCGATGGCACTCTCTCGTTATAAATCTCAATCTCAAATTGAACAAACAAATGAGATCAATGAAATTCAAGAAGTGAAAGTTAACGGATAA
- a CDS encoding sugar ABC transporter ATP-binding protein — MPTLFLLQVLFTDSTESELRKMGEFLLELRGIKKSFYGVKALDGMNLQVGKGEVLAVLGENGAGKSTMMKIIAGVYQPDEGEILIEGKSVTIKNTVDAQNLGISIIHQEFNLIPHLSVAENIFLGREPMKRGRLFIDWSRMIDDTKKLLQQVGLSVNPKRLVSSLNVAEQQMVEIAKSLSFKSKVIIMDEPTAALNDEETNNLFNIIKDLKKRGVGVIYISHRMEEIFEISDSIMVLRDGRYIDRLKTKETNRERIVSLMVGRKLTDYYPSLVEPKTKVKIEVNNIFVGDKVKGVSFQAYEGEILGIAGLMGSGRSELAKALFGALPIIRGTMILDGKKITLKNTKDAIRHGIALVSDDRKNEGLVLSMSIEENISLANMDLIMSSLFINQKKQKELVERNVRFLKIKTSNPSLEVKYLSGGNQQKVVIGKWLETDPKIFILNEPTRGIDVGAKAEIYQLMKKLAEQGVTIILISSELPELLGMSHRILVMHEGRITGEFSREEATQEKIMICATGGETSGVA, encoded by the coding sequence ATGCCAACGTTATTCTTGTTGCAGGTGTTGTTTACTGATAGTACGGAAAGCGAGTTGAGAAAAATGGGTGAATTCTTGCTTGAATTACGAGGTATTAAAAAGTCCTTTTACGGAGTAAAGGCACTGGATGGTATGAATCTTCAAGTAGGGAAGGGGGAGGTACTTGCGGTTCTTGGTGAAAACGGTGCCGGAAAGTCTACCATGATGAAAATCATTGCAGGAGTATATCAACCAGATGAAGGGGAAATTCTTATTGAAGGAAAATCAGTTACAATCAAAAATACGGTTGATGCACAAAATCTTGGAATATCCATTATTCATCAAGAATTCAACTTAATTCCTCACCTCAGTGTTGCTGAAAATATATTTCTTGGTAGGGAACCGATGAAACGGGGACGTCTCTTTATTGATTGGTCAAGGATGATAGATGACACGAAAAAATTGCTTCAACAAGTTGGCTTATCCGTCAATCCAAAACGACTCGTAAGTTCGCTCAATGTTGCTGAACAACAAATGGTTGAGATCGCAAAATCACTTTCGTTTAAATCAAAAGTCATCATTATGGATGAGCCTACGGCTGCTTTGAATGACGAGGAAACGAATAATTTATTTAATATTATTAAAGATTTAAAAAAAAGAGGAGTTGGTGTCATTTATATCTCTCATCGAATGGAAGAGATTTTTGAGATATCCGATAGCATTATGGTTCTGCGAGACGGGAGATACATAGACCGTTTGAAAACGAAAGAAACCAATAGGGAAAGAATCGTTTCACTAATGGTAGGACGAAAATTAACCGATTACTATCCAAGTTTAGTTGAGCCAAAAACTAAAGTGAAAATAGAAGTTAATAACATTTTTGTTGGAGACAAAGTAAAGGGGGTATCGTTTCAAGCCTATGAAGGTGAAATTTTAGGGATTGCAGGGCTTATGGGATCAGGTCGCTCCGAGCTAGCCAAAGCTTTGTTTGGGGCGCTTCCAATCATTCGAGGAACAATGATATTGGATGGGAAGAAAATCACATTAAAAAATACGAAAGATGCTATTCGCCATGGGATTGCTTTGGTGTCAGATGACAGGAAAAATGAAGGGTTAGTTTTATCTATGTCTATTGAGGAAAATATTTCCCTTGCGAATATGGATTTAATCATGAGTTCATTATTTATCAATCAAAAAAAGCAAAAAGAATTAGTGGAACGCAATGTTAGATTCCTGAAAATTAAGACGTCTAATCCAAGTTTGGAAGTGAAGTATTTAAGTGGCGGAAATCAGCAAAAGGTAGTCATCGGGAAATGGCTTGAAACAGACCCTAAGATATTTATATTAAATGAGCCAACCCGTGGAATCGATGTTGGAGCGAAAGCGGAGATTTATCAATTAATGAAAAAACTCGCCGAACAAGGGGTTACGATCATCTTGATTTCTTCCGAGTTACCGGAATTACTTGGCATGAGTCACCGAATTCTAGTCATGCACGAAGGGCGTATCACAGGTGAATTTAGTAGAGAAGAAGCGACACAAGAAAAGATTATGATTTGTGCAACAGGGGGTGAAACGAGTGGAGTTGCTTAG
- the rbsD gene encoding D-ribose pyranase, translating into MKKSGILNPQLSRVIAETGHKDLLVVTDAGLPIPQEIERVDLSLVAGKPAFLDVLKEVIKELAVEKIILAEETEKISPHMYREIVSLFPGIPIETMPHVDFKKKTKEAKAAIRSGEFTPYANVILVAGVVY; encoded by the coding sequence ATGAAAAAGTCAGGAATCTTAAATCCGCAATTATCCAGAGTCATTGCGGAAACGGGACACAAGGATCTTTTGGTCGTTACGGACGCTGGTCTTCCCATTCCACAAGAAATCGAACGTGTTGATCTTTCTCTTGTTGCCGGTAAACCAGCCTTCTTAGATGTCTTAAAGGAAGTCATTAAAGAGCTCGCGGTGGAGAAAATCATTCTTGCTGAAGAGACTGAAAAAATTAGCCCACATATGTATAGAGAAATCGTAAGTCTCTTTCCTGGTATACCAATTGAAACCATGCCTCATGTGGATTTTAAGAAGAAGACGAAAGAAGCAAAAGCTGCTATACGATCAGGTGAGTTTACACCATATGCCAACGTTATTCTTGTTGCAGGTGTTGTTTACTGA
- the rbsK gene encoding ribokinase codes for MLKEPIITVLGSMTMDLVATAQRRPIKGETILGKDFGMVPGGKGANQAVTAAKLGIKTYMVGRLGKDLFTSPILDNLRSEGVVTDFIKVDENSATGIAHISVDAQGDNSIIMVPLANANVNQQDVDEVEELISRSTLLMMQLEIPVETVFYATKVAKRYGIPVILNPAPAQPLPDEMYSYIDYLTPNETETEILTGIKLTDIESAKFAAKELLNRGVKNVVITLGENGCLLADGEDYHHITARKVEVVDTTAAGDAFNGGMAVGLAKGMSLKEAVQYGGIVGTLAVTKFGAQSSLPSLQEVNEFIKASLSQA; via the coding sequence ATGTTAAAGGAACCGATTATCACAGTGTTAGGCAGTATGACGATGGATTTAGTTGCCACCGCTCAAAGAAGACCCATTAAAGGAGAAACGATTCTCGGAAAAGACTTTGGGATGGTCCCAGGAGGAAAGGGCGCCAATCAGGCGGTAACTGCAGCCAAACTGGGAATCAAAACTTATATGGTTGGACGGTTAGGAAAAGATTTGTTTACGAGTCCAATCTTGGATAATTTACGAAGCGAAGGTGTGGTTACGGATTTCATTAAAGTCGATGAAAACTCTGCTACGGGAATTGCTCATATCAGCGTAGATGCTCAGGGGGATAATAGCATCATTATGGTTCCGCTTGCGAATGCAAATGTCAATCAACAAGACGTAGATGAGGTTGAGGAACTTATTTCTAGATCGACGCTTCTGATGATGCAGTTAGAAATTCCGGTTGAAACTGTTTTTTACGCAACAAAAGTTGCTAAAAGATATGGAATTCCTGTCATTCTAAATCCAGCACCGGCGCAACCTCTTCCTGATGAAATGTATTCATATATCGATTATTTGACTCCCAACGAAACGGAGACGGAAATTCTTACCGGGATTAAATTAACTGATATTGAGTCTGCAAAATTTGCGGCAAAAGAATTATTGAACCGCGGGGTAAAAAATGTCGTTATTACTCTTGGTGAAAATGGATGCCTTTTGGCCGACGGTGAGGATTACCATCATATAACTGCCCGTAAGGTAGAAGTGGTAGACACTACAGCAGCAGGCGATGCATTTAACGGAGGCATGGCGGTAGGATTAGCGAAAGGGATGTCATTAAAAGAAGCTGTTCAATATGGTGGAATTGTCGGAACACTGGCTGTCACAAAATTCGGAGCTCAATCGTCTCTCCCCTCTTTACAAGAAGTAAATGAATTTATAAAAGCGAGCCTTTCCCAAGCCTAA
- a CDS encoding LacI family DNA-binding transcriptional regulator, whose amino-acid sequence MSTIKDVAKKANVSIATVSRVINGLGGVKPDTEKRILKAIKEMNYLPNHLARSMVKKRTDTIGVIVPDITNPFFPEVIKGIEVSARKHGFTTFLANSNESVAEESRILHVLRKRRVDGLIVTTSNELESPLLQFESDEIPIVLLDRDIEGSSYDAVIIDNVGGAYAAVKHLITEGHSQIGLIAGPSSVTPGRDRTKGYLKALKDFGIQVNPDYIREGDFKEESGYRLGSELLSMPSPPTAIFSCNNLMTLGLLKYIQDQGLRLKEDVTVIGFDDLDIANFIKPPLTVVSRPMRYMGEVAANLLIDRINGLESTEPRKIVLVPQLLVREP is encoded by the coding sequence ATGTCAACCATTAAGGATGTTGCAAAAAAAGCAAATGTATCAATCGCAACCGTTTCTCGAGTCATTAATGGATTGGGAGGAGTTAAACCTGATACAGAGAAGCGTATATTGAAAGCGATTAAAGAAATGAATTACTTACCCAATCACTTAGCAAGAAGCATGGTCAAGAAACGTACGGATACGATCGGGGTAATTGTTCCCGATATTACCAATCCGTTTTTCCCTGAAGTTATTAAAGGGATTGAGGTGAGCGCAAGGAAGCATGGGTTTACCACTTTTTTAGCCAATAGTAATGAATCAGTAGCAGAAGAATCAAGAATCCTTCATGTTCTTCGTAAAAGACGTGTAGATGGTCTTATCGTGACTACATCAAATGAATTGGAAAGCCCACTATTACAGTTCGAATCTGACGAAATACCGATTGTTTTGTTAGACAGGGATATCGAAGGAAGTTCTTATGATGCTGTTATAATAGATAACGTTGGAGGGGCATACGCAGCGGTTAAACATTTGATAACAGAGGGGCATAGCCAAATAGGTTTAATCGCAGGGCCGTCTAGTGTTACTCCTGGACGGGATCGAACAAAAGGGTACCTGAAGGCTCTTAAAGACTTTGGCATTCAAGTGAATCCAGATTATATCCGAGAAGGAGATTTCAAGGAAGAGAGCGGCTATCGGCTAGGAAGTGAATTACTTTCCATGCCATCTCCTCCTACTGCTATATTCTCATGCAACAACTTAATGACACTTGGTTTGCTCAAATATATTCAGGATCAAGGTCTTCGATTAAAAGAGGATGTTACTGTAATAGGTTTTGATGATCTAGATATCGCGAATTTTATCAAGCCTCCACTAACCGTGGTGTCTCGTCCGATGCGATATATGGGAGAAGTAGCGGCTAATTTACTCATCGATAGAATTAACGGATTGGAATCGACAGAACCACGTAAGATCGTGCTTGTTCCTCAGCTATTAGTTCGAGAGCCGTAA
- a CDS encoding metal ABC transporter solute-binding protein, Zn/Mn family, with protein MKHNKLLMTGCSLAFTTALLLSGCSTHSTNTASSSPSTTPDKKIKVIAAENFYGEVAQAVGGDRVEVKSILTNPNVDPHEYEPTPEVAKEITDAQVIVYNGIGYDDWMDKILKAGSSTNTKTVINVGNDLLGKKVGDNPHVWYAPEIMPKLANKIADDLSKIDPSQDQAFHQRAKDYIATLDPLNKKIQQLKQASPTPIDVSEPVFDYMLKDLNLNINDPNFAKAIEEGSDPIPADLIQLQNDMKNKKVKFFVYNIQNSSATVDNIVKLANSAGIPVVKVTETEPEGKNYLQWMMDQLNEVENALKVRD; from the coding sequence TTGAAACACAATAAATTACTGATGACCGGTTGTTCATTGGCATTCACTACGGCACTTTTACTCTCAGGCTGTTCAACCCATTCTACAAATACTGCATCATCTTCCCCCTCTACTACACCTGACAAGAAGATTAAAGTCATAGCAGCCGAGAATTTTTACGGAGAAGTGGCTCAGGCGGTTGGCGGGGATCGTGTTGAGGTCAAATCCATTCTTACCAATCCGAATGTGGATCCCCATGAATATGAACCCACTCCTGAGGTAGCGAAGGAAATTACAGACGCTCAGGTGATCGTCTACAACGGCATCGGGTATGATGACTGGATGGATAAGATTTTGAAAGCGGGATCTTCCACAAATACGAAAACTGTTATTAACGTAGGTAACGATTTATTAGGGAAAAAAGTAGGAGATAATCCGCATGTTTGGTATGCCCCAGAAATCATGCCTAAATTGGCCAATAAGATTGCTGACGATCTATCAAAGATCGATCCAAGCCAAGATCAAGCTTTCCATCAAAGGGCGAAAGACTATATCGCTACGCTGGATCCTTTAAATAAGAAAATCCAGCAATTAAAACAAGCTTCACCAACGCCGATTGATGTATCGGAGCCTGTTTTTGATTACATGCTCAAGGATCTTAACTTAAACATTAACGATCCAAATTTTGCGAAGGCAATCGAAGAGGGGAGCGACCCGATTCCCGCCGATCTGATTCAGTTACAAAACGATATGAAAAACAAGAAAGTCAAATTTTTCGTCTATAACATCCAAAATTCGAGCGCGACAGTGGATAATATCGTGAAGCTTGCAAATTCAGCGGGAATTCCTGTTGTGAAAGTCACCGAAACAGAGCCGGAAGGTAAAAATTATCTGCAATGGATGATGGATCAACTGAATGAAGTAGAGAACGCATTGAAAGTTCGAGATTAA
- a CDS encoding TIGR03943 family putative permease subunit, with the protein MKSQRLDSGRLLQALILFGFSIYLIKLFETGEIHRLVAPHIAVLLKLTLGVLIVMTLYALFSFFTNRSACECAHDHDHHHGHTMSPGIVSLLLVVPVALGLLVPTQALGASTMNNGLQALSKESANGSVIKQEKSTDTLSSTSHDENNDKVDLSKVPRADMKGIPKPPKPKEGAELSLLDVEANILIAPEYYFNRRFKFTGFVYHPEGWPANRMILCRYLITCCAADATPIGITVETNDASKYKNNSWVEIDGTISTRKIPEADKIAATSWYYGYPNKPVLIGHAIHPIQEPADPYMYPVTMDITGGN; encoded by the coding sequence ATGAAGAGTCAACGATTGGATTCCGGAAGATTACTGCAGGCATTGATTTTATTTGGTTTTTCGATTTATCTGATCAAGCTTTTTGAGACAGGGGAAATCCATAGATTAGTAGCCCCTCACATTGCGGTTTTATTAAAACTGACTCTGGGCGTCCTCATTGTGATGACCTTATATGCGCTCTTTTCATTCTTTACGAACCGGTCCGCTTGTGAGTGCGCCCATGATCATGATCATCATCATGGGCATACAATGAGTCCGGGAATCGTGTCGCTCTTGTTAGTTGTCCCCGTCGCTTTGGGATTGTTGGTGCCTACTCAAGCATTAGGAGCCTCAACGATGAATAATGGTCTACAAGCGTTATCCAAAGAAAGTGCCAATGGCTCCGTGATAAAGCAGGAGAAATCTACAGACACGCTTTCATCAACGAGTCATGATGAAAACAATGATAAAGTCGACTTATCGAAGGTTCCCCGCGCAGACATGAAAGGTATTCCAAAACCTCCGAAACCCAAAGAGGGAGCGGAATTATCCTTACTCGATGTGGAGGCTAATATCCTGATTGCGCCGGAGTATTATTTTAATCGGAGGTTCAAATTCACTGGGTTTGTTTATCATCCCGAGGGTTGGCCGGCAAATCGCATGATCTTGTGTCGCTACTTAATTACCTGCTGTGCCGCAGATGCCACCCCGATTGGAATTACGGTAGAGACGAATGACGCTTCGAAGTACAAAAATAACTCTTGGGTAGAAATTGACGGGACGATCTCAACACGGAAGATTCCTGAAGCCGACAAAATTGCAGCAACCAGTTGGTATTACGGGTACCCGAATAAACCTGTATTGATCGGTCATGCTATTCACCCCATTCAGGAACCAGCAGATCCTTATATGTACCCCGTTACAATGGATATTACGGGGGGCAACTAA